From the Bombus affinis isolate iyBomAffi1 chromosome 4, iyBomAffi1.2, whole genome shotgun sequence genome, the window ATAAGTAATATGTTAATAGTTAGCGTAACATTGAATCGTACATGTTGTAACTATTATGTAGTTCCGATTCGATAAAAGCAAGTTACGTCTGTGGCCAAGTTTAGCTTAAACTCTAATTTCGGTTTCAATTATTTACACTGAGAAACAACGATAGAAAAACGAAACTTAGATCTACCATTATCaagttattttctttttcatttatctcatatcgaaatatttttaaCCAGCAAGTAACGTAATAAGCAGAATATCAGAAAGAATAGACTTTTATCCTATCTTTCCTATGTTCTTCGCGCTTGATTGCTCTAAAATACTCGTACAGGATAACTATAACTTAACAAGCTTAATTCCGTGATAAAGTGGACGAAGGAGGGTAAAGTCATTCTGTCATAACAGGAAGCATAGTTAAACGAGCGACGCGCCGAAAGTTGCTCGCAGGTGTTAGCACGGCGTTAAGGAATTAATGCTGCTCAGCGAGCACGACGCGAAACAAAAAGGAAAGTAGCTGAAAGCGTAAATCGAATTGGATAACGCGCGCGCGGGAGCCTTACGCGAGGCACGCGCGCTCGTCACACGAGCTATGCAACGTGTTGCCTCGGTATGgctctttctttttctgttcCTCGGTTTCTCACTCTTCATGGCGTTTCCGAGGTTTCAATCGAACAATATTTGATGGATAAATCGCTGTTGGAATCGGCTTCTGAACCGCACACAGCCTTTCACCGCCTCTGACGAACCGCCGCCGCGTCGTTCCCTCACCGCGATTCAATGCCATATCGTTGCACACGCTTTTGATGACCTGCATTCAAGGCCACATATTTGCGCGCGCCGTCAAACCGCGACCGAAAACGAGATCGATAGTGTGAACTTAtcaaatttcataaatttatatttttaaaattgtaaGACTTCAATAGAGTGTCATCGAATTAACGGCATAATGTTCAATGGGGTCAAATTGGAAACGTAAATCGGACACGTGTAATTTTTTCGTATCAAGGTTCATTTCCAGATATAATGACGTTGTCGCTATACTTCGTCGAATGTTATATCGAAGCTACCAAGGAAGTTATATGAATATCTTATCAAGAATTTACGTGAATCGCCATAACACCGAAGTCAATGCACGACAGTACGTAAGCATCCGGTGACTGTCGAGTAAAGTCAGTGATCGTATCGAAATGATTAACACATCGTGCATTTGAGTTACATTTCCCAGTTTTCCCAAACATTTTCAATAAATACGCTGTTTTATACGTGAACTTGCTCCCATACACAATGTGTATAAATAATGTGTTAACAATCTAAATATTGTGATAACAGTATCGGTTCAAACGTGCTGCAGTACTGCACAGAATTGAAACAAACTAAAAAAATTAACTACGTACATTCGGCTATTCATTCCCATACCTACTTACATCTACAAAGAGACTATGATATACTATGGTTACTCTAGACACTGAATTACAAACGTGACTTTACTACTAGCCGAGTACGCGACTTTCCTCGAGCTATTCGAAACGAAATCGCTCGGATCTAGAATCGCACGGTGGCAGGACTAGAAAATCTGGCTTCGAGAAACGATATTACGGCAGGTTCGGTCGCAACGATAGCGTAACCGCACTTGCCACGCCACAGAGATCGTTCTTCTTACATCACGTCGCGAAAAATCGACAATCCGCGTTGTGGAACGCGCAAAACCGCCCGCCGTTCGTCAGTTTTACGATAGTTTGTCAAATCTGAATCCTTCGCGAACACCGAGAAATGGAGcactgggaaaaacgaagcttTTTCTTTTTGACTCGAAGGGCTTTCAATCCATGACTAGTAGGATGAAATTAAAATCACCTTTACGGTGAATTTGAAATGTCGTATCTGAGCGGTTATGCTAATTATTTGTTTGAAATTTCGCATACGTTGCGCTTAACCTGTTGCCGAACTCCAGATAAAATATGAGTAAGTTAGCCTTCACGTTTAATCTATGATTTATTATTAAAGTCGAGAAGAATCTAAATTTTGCGTATTGTTCTTGCAGAGTAGCGTGCTTTGAATTCAACTGGAAATTCCTGATTAAATTAGATGAGAAGTAAATTCCTAAGAACGAATCTATTACATAAGAAGAATGTAAAAGACCTATGCAAAACTATCAAAAAATTAAACTCATCTCTCTGTTCTTAGAATCTCATTTTATTCGAAGGTAGTGAATTATTAATATCAACGAACCGCGTCCACGCGGCCACTGGCAATTTCTCAAGTCTGTAGGAAATTAATTTAGAATTCAATTAAGTAATCAGATCTGCTTACAACGAATTAACCCCTTCTCGTTAATGCCACAACTGTATTAAAACGTTCCTTAGTCCAATTCGCTGAAAGATGAGAACCGCGTGCATCGATTAAAACGTCCTAAAAAAACAGTTAACAAAGCATCCTGCATTTCGATTGAAACTGATTTAAAAATCAGAACATTAAGTAAATCTATCAGAATGAAACTATCAGAGTGCCTTATCTACGATCGGAGACATCGTCGTTGCCTGAATTAAAGAAAGCTTGATCCCGTGGCCCGATTTGCGTCATTTAAATCTCTTATCGAGTAAAAAGGCTGACAATGCGTGGTGCACAAAAGTGAAAGCCTACGTTTCGAAATCGTTTTTCGTATAGCGATCTGAGCCAAGTGGATTCGTGCTACCTGCCACCCGATCGAGGCGAACGTTCGACGAACAAGACGGTATCGCGATCCAGCAAAGAGGCGGCGATCGCGATCGCGTGAACCGTACGAATCTTAACTGGCAACGACTTCCTCCTTTCCAGCTGGACGTATCGCTTGGAAATAGCTCCACCTTTCGGAACAAACGTCCTTGAGCGAACCAGTGCACCGGGAAAGGTGATGAAAACCGGCCAGTCACGTGTACCATGCCGGCGCGAGCGGTTGTTCGCCAGCTTCGCCTTCTTGTCGCACGTTCCATTGATTTTCTGATCGATGTTTGTCCTGTTAAAGTATCTATGAACCGGGACAACACGTCAGAGCGCTCGATAGAAGGATTAGAAAACGTTTTACTCGACTTTTAAACCTAGAATACCGTGAATGCGTTACATGGTTCAGACGTACGTCTTcgtttgtgtttttttttttttctcaaagGAGAGTGAAACGAATGTTGTCAGTGGTCATGTATTAGTTGGTGAGACGTTTGAAAGTGTTTCCCGAGGAAAAGTTAGACGATCGTGTCTCCAGGGACGTGACTGACCTTCGAAAGACGCGTTCTGGCGACAGGAGTCTTCCTCGTGGTAGAAGCAGGTCTTGCGGTCGCGAGGAAAGCGAACAGCTGACGCGAGAACAGCAAATGCGTTTTAAATTAGCGGACTGCTGCATTCGTGCCGGACAGCCGATCTCAAAGTCATTGCTTCCGAGGTGGAGAAAGCAAAATACACGCGATGGTTAGCTCTCGATCGGGACGCGTTAAGCGAGCAATCGTCGGCATGCGGATTAGATTAATCGTTATCTGTTCGAGCGTCAAATAGCTTCCCGAAGAAGATGATTTAAAGACAGAGACGGAATTAAACAAAGCCGATTTCCATGCGGAGGAATTCCTCGATTCCGTCACGTTTTCGTTCCGTTTCGATTAAAAAGCCGCTCGCCGAGAGAAATCGCTGGCACTCGTGGTAAAGTATCATCGCGTGTGCGTGTGTGCTCGTTCTTCGTTTGAAAAACCTACGTTCCCCTCGGAAGAAGCGCATTATTGCGTGTGGCAACTCGATTACACACCATTCACGACGTCCTGCTGAACGATTATCGTCCAGATTCGCGACCGCTCCGGAAACCGAGAGAAAGGTACTCTTTTAGACCCCGCAACATGTTATCAGTGTATTTGATAGTTTAAAAAGACGTTTCCGATACAACAGTCTCGCGGAAAACAGTGAAATCTTGAACCGACAGTGgtattttttcaatattttctaaCAGACGAGTATTTTTTTAACACGTTTTATAAACGTTTTTTTTTATATCAAACGTTTTTTAATAGCCTTGAGGATTTTCTTAAAACCAAGTGTCTTTTTTCCTCCCTTGGATCAGTTTGAAAAGGTAAATTAATTTCGTCGGTGTTCTACCATATTAACATTTTCCAATTACGAAACTCTTCAACACTAGCTAACTTCTCTCTAACTCGTCCCTCAAACAATGTCCAAGCCATCAATTACTCTCCTAATACTTCATTCAAGGACTATCGTCGTCATTCCATTTACAAAGGACCGTAAACAGCTAATTGCCAACATTACCATTATCATTCATCGTAATAAGAACAAAAACTGCTGCTTCATTATCCTTTTTACCGATGGCAATAAATCACAAAGCTCAATTAACTTCGTTTCAAACATCCTTCGACTTTCCTTCTCGCGAACGCATTCAAAGATCCGCAGGGATatggataaaaataaaaagcagtAAATTCAGTTTCTTGTCGGAAACTCGGTACGACAATGTTACTTCCGTGATATCGATGACTCTGACGTTGGCCATGGCTAATGCAACGTGCGCTAGGCGAATGCAGAAACGTGAGTTTAGGTTTGTTATTCGGTTGCAAGTGATTACGAGCGCTGGTACTCCAGTGACCCGTGAATGTTTGTCGACCGCTCACCGACTGTTCACGAGGGAAAGGCGTGGTCCCCTCCGGTCCCACATTCCCATATTATTGCAAATCACGTAAATGGGCCTGACGAATTCGCCAATTTCAACCGTGCGGTCTCAACGTTCCTCGGAAATTTAGTAACAGTTCGATGAGGGAACCTTTACTCAATTTCTCGCGTTCCATTCTGCTGATTTTATCGAAATACATTTAGAAAATAGCAAAGTGAAAATTAACGGGGAGATTCCATTAACGATAGAAAGAAATGTCGATTCTTCCACTGAGATCCTAGTCACGATTCTAAGAATATTATCTTCCTAATTTCATCGAACTGTTCTTCAGAAATTCTACCGATGATCCTAGGGGAAAGTTGCTTATTCTTTGAATTTACGAAATTTACACCATTTTACTGATTCCGTGGAACTGTATAGCAAAAGTATAATGTAAAATCGAAAGTTCGTACATGTAGATTCTCGTTCAAGCTCGTCATTCAGTCCGAAGAGTCTCCCGCGTATTTTAATATCAGTTTCTAATAACAGGAATTATTATTTCCATGCAATAGTTGAGAAAATGTTGCCGTTTCAATGGGGAAAGCAAAGTTACTCCCGTGGAACGGAAACACCTCCACAGAATAAACTTATACTTTCGTTGCGCCAGGTGGCAGTCACAGTATGCCTTGCGACGAACAACTCGACGAGAACTGCTCTAAAAGACACATGACGTGATTACAAGATTGAACGGTATTATCAAAATTACCGTACGATATACATCACGACTGTGAATGTAATTCACGTGATTGTAGTCAAACCTCATTAAGTAATTCACACGAAACAGTCGCTTTGATTTTTCTTGGCAGACATACATATATCGTATTTatgcaataaaatataaatcctACGAAAAAAAAGATATCGATGCTATATGAATATGCCAGATGAAAACATTTAGATATTAAGATACCGAAGATACTGTTTCATAGATGTTAAAGTAAAAATAATGAATACCATTTACATCACGTATGATGAACGAAACGTAAAGAATTGCTTAATTTCCGTTGCAGATGATGCCGAGAAGACTTCCTGTGCGAAAGCTCCTCCTGGTAGCAGTGTTAGCGACCTGCTTGTCAATCGTGACATCATCATCGGGCAGGGAGAGACGGAATGTCGGTGCGGACGAATCTAGTCATGGAGCAGACAGGACGCACACACCAGCCGGCCGTAGTTTCAAGTCATCGACCAGCAGAGACAACGAGATAACTACGGAAACCGGAAGGAAAGTGTCGCACAAACTGATTGGAGGCCACTTGCGAGCGGATGCGAAGCAAGAAACGTTCTGGGATGACGGTATCCTCTTATCGTCTGCTGGAAACGGGAGGGAGACGAAGGCCAATCGTAAAGACGAGGATGACGAGAAGAAAACTCTCTCTCAACAAGTGAAAGAAGGGAAATACGGTCTAATACAGAATGAAATCTACGGAAGTCAACCTAAACGACCAGGAATAATCAGTTACTTAGGCAATCCGGAAGTACCAAAGGACACGATCGACAATTTGGGTGGTCTCGATGAGGATGAAATTTGGTTGGCTGAGAATCACGTATTAGTGTTGAGAGGAGGGAAATTTCCTGGCCATGAGACGCCGCAAGCCAACGGAGACAGCACGCCGACCTGGCCACCGATCGACAATTACAAAGCACCCAGGAGACAGGTCAAGATACCATCCAAGCCGAAGGTACCGCCGCCCTTTCCCATTCAACTCACAGAGGGCGGCCCGATACAGATTATCGGAGCGAATGGCACCAAGGAGATCGGCAATGCCACCGTTGACTACAGAAAGAATCCTTTATTTACCAAGGGACTACTATCAGAGGATGGTCCACTCTTCACTGTTATAGCCAACGGGACTATCGTAATGTCTGATATGAATTCAAAGAACGCATCTTCGGAAGAAGAAAATTCAAGCATAAAGAGTAAGGACGATAAGACAGATACCGTACCACCTGGCAGTTTTCCACCCTTCTATCACGCAATTCCACCTGGTGCAGTATTCGTGCCACCACCGAATAATCAGTCGGAGTATGACGAAGAAGATCAGTCTATTTACTATCCACCGCCATACAGTTTTCAATATCAGCAAGATAATACGACAGCTGTGCCACCGGGTCCTCTGGTTCCAGGGATTATACTCCCACCACCGCCGGACTTCTTCTCTGCTCTCGAGGACAAGAAGACCACGACGAAGAAGTACACGAAGCGACCAGAAACTACTCCCTTACCAAGACCCAGGCCCACCTATCTACCACCTAGGAAATTAACTACGAAGCAATACAAGACTTCCACTACAGTGCCAAACCTAACGCAAACCATAAAATCCAGGACGTCCATCGGTATGTCGGGTGTTACAAAGACGTACGGTCGAACAAGGTATAAAAATTTTACGGACAAAAATTCCACCACCAAGCCCAACGCAAGGACAGTCCCTTATATAGAAATTACGACATCGACGCCGGATAAATCGACTACGCTTGATAACCCAGAATTCTACAACATCGGTTCGTTAGCACAAAATCACGTAACCAATCAAGAGAATATACAGGAGAAGAATGAAGCGTGGTCGCGTCTAGTGACCAGTAAAACGATTCCGATAGTGACGTACTACACGTCCACGCAGTCCACCTTGGAAAGACCTGTGGAAGTAACGCCGGCCTCGATAAAGAGTATTATTACCACTAGCAACCCGGAACGATCGCCCAGCCAGGCTTCTTATTACTTTTACGAAGAATCTCACGAACCACCTTATCATACCACCCCAAATTCGATTTATTACAAGACTACCACCGAATCGCCTTTTTACGAAACCGTGACGCAACCACGAGccgaggaaaagaaaaagcaGTATTACAACGTAGAGGCAATTCCGTCGCGAGAAACATCGAAGGACTACAGTATCAAGTTTATCGGCTCTCCGGTGAAAAATTCCGCGCCCATTCGCTACAGTGACACGACAGTCACGCAAAGCTCACCGAAGTACGAGAGCGGCTCGACGAGAACTCAGGGTCAACGAATGTTACTTGATCACGCGCCTCTTTACTATCAAGCCATATCTGCTCGTCCAGCCGTCTCTGTGCAGCCCTATTACACCACCTCAAAGCCACAGGCTTATTACAGGCAAGAGGCGAAATCAAAGCCGATTTATCAGTACAGTTTCGAAGCAGCGGACTACTCGAAGCATGGAAATCAAAGGCAGCAGTACGAGCAAGAGCAAACTAACGCATTTAACGAGTATCAGAACGTTAAAG encodes:
- the LOC126915824 gene encoding uncharacterized protein LOC126915824 isoform X2; translated protein: MMPRRLPVRKLLLVAVLATCLSIVTSSSGRERRNVGADESSHGADRTHTPAGRSFKSSTSRDNEITTETGRKVSHKLIGGHLRADAKQETFWDDGILLSSAGNGRETKANRKDEDDEKKTLSQQVKEGKYGLIQNEIYGSQPKRPGIISYLGNPEVPKDTIDNLGGLDEDEIWLAENHVLVLRGGKFPGHETPQANGDSTPTWPPIDNYKAPRRQVKIPSKPKVPPPFPIQLTEGGPIQIIGANGTKEIGNATVDYRKNPLFTKGLLSEDGPLFTVIANGTIVMSDMNSKNASSEEENSSIKSKDDKTDTVPPGSFPPFYHAIPPGAVFVPPPNNQSEYDEEDQSIYYPPPYSFQYQQDNTTAVPPGPLVPGIILPPPPDFFSALEDKKTTTKKYTKRPETTPLPRPRPTYLPPRKLTTKQYKTSTTVPNLTQTIKSRTSIGMSGVTKTYGRTRYKNFTDKNSTTKPNARTVPYIEITTSTPDKSTTLDNPEFYNIGSLAQNHVTNQENIQEKNEAWSRLVTSKTIPIVTYYTSTQSTLERPVEVTPASIKSIITTSNPERSPSQASYYFYEESHEPPYHTTPNSIYYKTTTESPFYETVTQPRAEEKKKQYYNVEAIPSRETSKDYSIKFIGSPVKNSAPIRYSDTTVTQSSPKYESGSTRTQGQRMLLDHAPLYYQAISARPAVSVQPYYTTSKPQAYYRQEAKSKPIYQYSFEAADYSKHGNQRQQYEQEQTNAFNEYQNVKVDGRYNNHRYDYENESVPQKRVRPQPYKNQQPIYPSTTAHSAISTTDNPQHAYYTQQDEKFLDDVTKEYFTIFGKKIPHKGIPSTTPMYSKTNSITERPNYVNTYVENYDTPESPVYKTPKVKVHYGDQSQRPYSLKDDILVNYRRPLPPINPDSEFITVVDPNQQQPPNYRIPNRDDQPLAAIRAYPPQPLVSPRNGPPTNYVPVVESPEELDDAYPQLPISLEDDIKVNYHHPRPTINPDAEFIEPIPVQENQPEKPKAYFAYRLPGDGGHFYFLTPQAITQRPEQNAGHLYSKSRGTRLLRRRRRPDNV
- the LOC126915824 gene encoding uncharacterized protein LOC126915824 isoform X1, producing the protein MMMPRRLPVRKLLLVAVLATCLSIVTSSSGRERRNVGADESSHGADRTHTPAGRSFKSSTSRDNEITTETGRKVSHKLIGGHLRADAKQETFWDDGILLSSAGNGRETKANRKDEDDEKKTLSQQVKEGKYGLIQNEIYGSQPKRPGIISYLGNPEVPKDTIDNLGGLDEDEIWLAENHVLVLRGGKFPGHETPQANGDSTPTWPPIDNYKAPRRQVKIPSKPKVPPPFPIQLTEGGPIQIIGANGTKEIGNATVDYRKNPLFTKGLLSEDGPLFTVIANGTIVMSDMNSKNASSEEENSSIKSKDDKTDTVPPGSFPPFYHAIPPGAVFVPPPNNQSEYDEEDQSIYYPPPYSFQYQQDNTTAVPPGPLVPGIILPPPPDFFSALEDKKTTTKKYTKRPETTPLPRPRPTYLPPRKLTTKQYKTSTTVPNLTQTIKSRTSIGMSGVTKTYGRTRYKNFTDKNSTTKPNARTVPYIEITTSTPDKSTTLDNPEFYNIGSLAQNHVTNQENIQEKNEAWSRLVTSKTIPIVTYYTSTQSTLERPVEVTPASIKSIITTSNPERSPSQASYYFYEESHEPPYHTTPNSIYYKTTTESPFYETVTQPRAEEKKKQYYNVEAIPSRETSKDYSIKFIGSPVKNSAPIRYSDTTVTQSSPKYESGSTRTQGQRMLLDHAPLYYQAISARPAVSVQPYYTTSKPQAYYRQEAKSKPIYQYSFEAADYSKHGNQRQQYEQEQTNAFNEYQNVKVDGRYNNHRYDYENESVPQKRVRPQPYKNQQPIYPSTTAHSAISTTDNPQHAYYTQQDEKFLDDVTKEYFTIFGKKIPHKGIPSTTPMYSKTNSITERPNYVNTYVENYDTPESPVYKTPKVKVHYGDQSQRPYSLKDDILVNYRRPLPPINPDSEFITVVDPNQQQPPNYRIPNRDDQPLAAIRAYPPQPLVSPRNGPPTNYVPVVESPEELDDAYPQLPISLEDDIKVNYHHPRPTINPDAEFIEPIPVQENQPEKPKAYFAYRLPGDGGHFYFLTPQAITQRPEQNAGHLYSKSRGTRLLRRRRRPDNV